In Nocardioides sp. W7, the genomic stretch CCACCGCGCAGCGGACTGAGCGCCACGACGACCGCCGCCACCAGCCAGGGCTTGAGTCGGACCAGGGCGTTCTCGCCGTACCGGAAGTGCACGACGAACAGGTTGCGGTACATGTAGAACCCCTTCCAGCCCGACAGGTCGTGCTGTTGGTCGAAGTCCAGCTGGCGCACCAGGACCGCGTCGCGGACCCCCCAGATCCGGTAGCCGGCCCGCCGCGCGCGGATGGCCAGGTCCACGTCGTCGTAGAAGATGAAGTACGACGGGTCCGGCAGCCCGATCCGGTCGATCACCTCACGGCGGACCAGGAAGCCCTCGAACGCGACGTTCTCGAGCTCGACCCGCTCGGGCATCCGGCCGCGCTCGCCGTACGTCGTCTCGACCATGGCGGTCTTGGGCCGGACGGCCAGCGGGTTGCGCAGGTCGAAGCGGAGCGCGGCCTTCTCGACCAGGCGGCCGGAGCGGTCCTCGCGGACCGCCGCCAGGCAGGGCTCGTCGGTGGCCATCAGCACGCTCAGGCAGTCGGGGGCGGGGACGACGTCGTCGTCCATCAGCCAGAACCGGTCGAAGCCCTTCTCGTGGGCGATCTGGACGCCGAGGTGGAAGCCGCCGGCGCCGCCGAGGTTCTCGGCGGTGCGGAGCACGACCAGGCCCGGGTTGGTGGCGCGGGCCAGCACCTCGGGAGTGTGGTCGGTGCTGGCGTTGTCGATGACGACGATGCCGTCCGGGGTGCGCTCCAGCGCGGCCAGGCCGGCGAGCATCCCTTCGAGCAGGTCGGCCCGGTTGTAGGTGACGACCACGACGGCGACGGTCTCGGTGCTCACTTGAGGTACTTCCGGTGTCCGGTGAAGTCGCCGCGCAGGCCGGCGTACATCCCACGGGCGCTGAGCGCCAGACGGGCCGCGCTCGGGCGGGTGAGCGTGTAGAACCAGAGCGTCTTGGCGACGAAGGCCAGCGCGTGCGGCCAGCCGCGGTACGTGCGCAGGTTGACGAGGTTGTTGCGCGCCATGCAGTAGTGCTTCAGGTCGCTCGGGGTGTGGTTGTACGTCGTGCGCCCGAACGCCATCGGCGTGCCGAGCTCGCCCACGCTGGGGTGGCGGACCCGCGCGGCGGGGACCGTCGCGATGCGGGCCCGGGCCGCCTCGGCGCGCAGGCGGTACTCGTGGTCGTCGCCCCAGATGAAGAACTCGGAGCGGGGCAGGCCGATGCGCTCCACGAGCTCGCGCGTCACCAGCACGCCGTTGAACGGGATGACGATGCCGTCGAGCCGGCCGCCGCGCGCCGCGCGCTCGACGTCGGCCACCCGGTGGGCGACGCTCGCCGAGCCCGGGAGCCGGATCGGGAAGACCAACCTCTCGGGGTCGTCCTGGTCGACGACGACCGGCCCCCAGAAGTCCAGGTCGGGCTCGGCCAGGAGCAGCGCCAGGCAGTCGGGGTCGGGCAGCCCGTCGTCGTCCATCAGCCAGGCCAGGTCGGCGCCGCGCTCCATCGCCCAGGCCAGGCCGGCGTGGAAGCCGCCCGCGCCGCCGCGGTTCTCGGGGAGGATCCGGACCTGCACGCGCGGGTCGTCGTACGCCGCTAGCCACGGGCCGGTGCCGTCGGTGGAGGCGTTGTCGACGACCAGCACCTCCGCCAGCCGGTCGACCTCGCCCAGGCGGGTCAGCAGCCGCTCCAGCAGCTCCCGCCGGTTGAACGTCACGACGACTGCGACCACGCGGCGGGGGTCGTTCGTCGGCGCGGTCACGGCGACCACCCTAGGTCGGTGGTGGAGCAGGTCGCGCAGCGACCGTGTCGCACTGCTCAACCACCGGAGCGGGTCACATCCAGTTCATCGGGTTCACGGCGTCGCCGTTGGCCAGCACGGTGAAGTGCAGGTGGCAGCCGGTCGACCAGCCGGTCGAGCCGACGTACCCGACCACCTGGCCGCGGCGGACCCGGTCGCCGGGGCCGACGGTGTAGCGGGTGGCGTGGTTGTAGAGAGCCGTGAGGAACTGTCCGTTCGCACGGCCGACGTTGACGTAGAGCCGGTTGCCGTAGACCGAGGACCAGTACGCCTGCATCACGGTGCCGTCGGCGACCGCGCGCAGCGGGGTGCCGCAGCCGGCGCCGAAGTCGGTGCCGTCGTGCAGGCCCCAGTAGTGGTAGATCGGGTGCTCGCGGTAGCCGAACGGCGAGGTCACCCGGGCACCGGCGACCGGGGAGCTGAGGAACCCGTCACTCTGCCCGGTGAAGCCCCCGCCCCGACGCGCCGCACGGCGGGCCGCCTCGAGGATCTGCTCCTTGATCTTCGCCTCGCGCTTCTTCAGCTGGCGCAGCACCAGACGGTCCTGCCGCTGGGCGGCCCCGGCATCGCGGCGGGCGGCGCGGGCCTGGTCGAACAGCCCGGCGACCTGGGCGCGCGCAGTCGCGGCCTCGGCGGTGAGGGTCTGCATCGTCTCGACGTGGTCGGCCGCGGCGGCCTGCTGCTCGGCGACCGCCTGCTGCGCGCTCTCGACCTGGGTCTCGCGGACCCGGAGCAGCACCTCGATGCTGCGCAGCTCGTCGTACGCCGAGTCCTCCTTGGCGACCATCGTGTCGTTGGCCTGGACCCGCCGGAGCAGGTCGTTGGGGTCGTTGGCCTCCAGGATCGAGGCGAGCCCCAGCAGTCGCGGGTCACCCTCGGTGTAGAGGCCGGTGACCCGGTCGACGAAGCGGGCCCGCTGGTCGGTGACCGCCTGCTCCCCCGCGGTGAGGTCGGCCCGCGCCTCGGCCAGGCGGGCCTCGGCCTCGGCCAGCTTGGCGCGCAGCTCGGTGTCGCGGGCCTGGGCGGCGGTCAGCTTGCCGCGAGCGACGGCGTACGCGCCCTGGGCGGCGTCGAGCTCGGCCTGCGCGGCCTCGAGCCGGGCGGCGGCGCGGCGGACCTGCTTGCTGGAGTGCTCCAGGTCGTCGTGGGCGTGGTCCAGCTGCTGCTCGACCTTCTCCTGCTTGCCCTTGAGGTCGTCGTCAGCGGCCTGAGCGAGCGGGACGGCCGTCGCGCCGAGAGCGAGTGCGCAGGCCAGGACGGCAGCGGACAGGCGGGGGCGCGAGGCGCTGGGGAAGTAGCGCACCGGGTCTGCCTTCGAGATCGGGGAAGAGGGCGCAGCGACGGTAACCCGCGCGGATCAGACTTTGATGTATTTGCGGGTCAGCAGGAGTGTCGGCAGCAGGGTGAGCACCGGCCCGAGGATCGCGATGACGATCGCGGCGGTGGTCGCGTCGCTCCAGCTGATCCACGGGATGAACTCCAGCGTGTCGGCCAGTCGCCCCTCGACCCCGAAGTGGATCAGCCCGGCGAGCGCCCCACCGGCCAGCAGCACACTGACCGCGGCGATCACCACCGCCTCGAGCAGGAACGGCAGGGTGATGTAGACGGTCGAGGCGCCGACCAGGCGCATGATGCCGATCTCCTTGCGCCGGGCGAACGCGGCGAGCCTGATCGTGTTGGCGACGAGCAGCAGGGCGGCCACCACCAGGACGATGGCGACGCCGAGCGAGCCGTCGCGCAGGGTGTCGATGATGTCGAACATCGGCTCCACCAGCTCGCGCTGGTCGTTGACGCCCGCGACCCCGTCGAGGCCCTGCACCGAGCTGGTGACGCCCTCGTAGCGCTGTGGGTCCTTCAGCGTGATCCAGATCTGCTGCGGCATGTCGTCGGCGGTGATGGCGGCGTTCGGACCCTCGAGATAGTCCTCGTCGTACATCTCCTTGAGCTCCTCGAACGCCTGCTCCTTGGTCTCGAAGCGGGTGCTCTCGACCTCGGGGCTGTCGTCGATGACGGCCTGGACCGCGTCGATCTGGGCCTGGTCGGCCTCGGCCGCGCAGGCCGGGTTGCTCCGGTCGTTGTCCCGGCACAGCGTGACCGCGATCTCGAACTCGTTGCCGAACCGGTCCTCGACCAGCCGGGCCTGGTCGCGCAGCAGCACGCCCGCGCCGACCAGGGACAGCGAGACGAACAGGGTCAGGACGACGGCGATGTGCATGGACAGGTTGCGGCGCAGCCCCTGTCCGAGCTCGGTGAAGACGTAGCGCAGCTGCATGAGGGTGGAAGGACTCCTGGCTCGGGGGTACGGCGGGTCGCGGGCGGGCGGGTCAGTGCTGGAAGCCGTACACGCCCTGGGCCTGGTCGCGGATCACCCGACCGTGGTCGAGCTCCACGACGCGCTTGCGCATCTGGTCGACGATGCCGTGGTCGTGGGTGGCCATCACGACCGTGGTGCCGGTGCGGTTGATCCGGTCGAGGAGCTTCATGATGCCGACCGAGGTGGTCGGGTCGAGGTTGCCGGTGGGCTCGTCGGCGATCAGGATCATCGGCCGGTTCACGAACGCCCGGGCGATCGCGACCCGCTGCTGCTCGCCGCCGGAGAGCTCGTCGGGCATCCGGTCGCCCTTGCCGTCGAGCCCGACCATCTCCAGGGTCTCGGGCACCAGGTTGCGGATGTCGGCCCGCGAGCGTCCGATCACCTGCAGGGCGAAGGCGACGTTCTCGCTGACCGTCTTGTTCTGCAGCAGCCGGAAGTCCTGGAAGACCGTGCCGATCTGGCGGCGCAGCCGCGGCACCTTCCAGCTGGCGAGCCGGTTGATCTCCTTGCCGGCCACGTAGACCCGGCCGCTCGTGGGCCGCGCCTCGCGCAGCACCAGCCGCAGGGCCGTCGACTTCCCGGATCCCGAGGTGCCGACGAGGAAGACGAACTCGCCCTTCTCCACGTCCACCGACACCTGGTCGAGCGCGGGGCTGCCCGTGCCGGGGTAGGACTTGGTGACCTTCTCGAAGCGAATCACCCGAGTGACGGTACGCGAGCATCCTGAGGACGGCGCGGACCCCGGCCACACTTTCTCTACGCTGTGAGCGTGCCCACCGCCGTCCGCTCGCTGCTCGCTGCCCTGCTGGCGACCGTCGCCAGCGTCGGGGTCGGTATCGCGGTGGTCGGCCCGAACGAGTCGGACCCGGCGCCGAGGGTCACGGCGGACCTGACGCTGGCCGACCTCGACACCTCCGTCCTGGCGGCGCGCCGGGCGGGCTTCTGCCCGGGGATCACCGCGGAGCAGGTCGCCGGCGCGCTCGGGGGCGAGCCGACCGCGAGTGCGTCGTACGACAATGGCGAGCAGGTGGCGATGGCCGAGGAGGTGACCGACGTCGCCCACGAGTTCGGCTGCTCGTGGACGGG encodes the following:
- a CDS encoding glycosyltransferase family 2 protein, whose product is MSTETVAVVVVTYNRADLLEGMLAGLAALERTPDGIVVIDNASTDHTPEVLARATNPGLVVLRTAENLGGAGGFHLGVQIAHEKGFDRFWLMDDDVVPAPDCLSVLMATDEPCLAAVREDRSGRLVEKAALRFDLRNPLAVRPKTAMVETTYGERGRMPERVELENVAFEGFLVRREVIDRIGLPDPSYFIFYDDVDLAIRARRAGYRIWGVRDAVLVRQLDFDQQHDLSGWKGFYMYRNLFVVHFRYGENALVRLKPWLVAAVVVALSPLRGGRGEARNVIHAIRSARGMRGLPPSSVD
- a CDS encoding glycosyltransferase — protein: MTAPTNDPRRVVAVVVTFNRRELLERLLTRLGEVDRLAEVLVVDNASTDGTGPWLAAYDDPRVQVRILPENRGGAGGFHAGLAWAMERGADLAWLMDDDGLPDPDCLALLLAEPDLDFWGPVVVDQDDPERLVFPIRLPGSASVAHRVADVERAARGGRLDGIVIPFNGVLVTRELVERIGLPRSEFFIWGDDHEYRLRAEAARARIATVPAARVRHPSVGELGTPMAFGRTTYNHTPSDLKHYCMARNNLVNLRTYRGWPHALAFVAKTLWFYTLTRPSAARLALSARGMYAGLRGDFTGHRKYLK
- a CDS encoding M23 family metallopeptidase encodes the protein MRYFPSASRPRLSAAVLACALALGATAVPLAQAADDDLKGKQEKVEQQLDHAHDDLEHSSKQVRRAAARLEAAQAELDAAQGAYAVARGKLTAAQARDTELRAKLAEAEARLAEARADLTAGEQAVTDQRARFVDRVTGLYTEGDPRLLGLASILEANDPNDLLRRVQANDTMVAKEDSAYDELRSIEVLLRVRETQVESAQQAVAEQQAAAADHVETMQTLTAEAATARAQVAGLFDQARAARRDAGAAQRQDRLVLRQLKKREAKIKEQILEAARRAARRGGGFTGQSDGFLSSPVAGARVTSPFGYREHPIYHYWGLHDGTDFGAGCGTPLRAVADGTVMQAYWSSVYGNRLYVNVGRANGQFLTALYNHATRYTVGPGDRVRRGQVVGYVGSTGWSTGCHLHFTVLANGDAVNPMNWM
- the ftsX gene encoding permease-like cell division protein FtsX, which encodes MQLRYVFTELGQGLRRNLSMHIAVVLTLFVSLSLVGAGVLLRDQARLVEDRFGNEFEIAVTLCRDNDRSNPACAAEADQAQIDAVQAVIDDSPEVESTRFETKEQAFEELKEMYDEDYLEGPNAAITADDMPQQIWITLKDPQRYEGVTSSVQGLDGVAGVNDQRELVEPMFDIIDTLRDGSLGVAIVLVVAALLLVANTIRLAAFARRKEIGIMRLVGASTVYITLPFLLEAVVIAAVSVLLAGGALAGLIHFGVEGRLADTLEFIPWISWSDATTAAIVIAILGPVLTLLPTLLLTRKYIKV
- the ftsE gene encoding cell division ATP-binding protein FtsE; translated protein: MIRFEKVTKSYPGTGSPALDQVSVDVEKGEFVFLVGTSGSGKSTALRLVLREARPTSGRVYVAGKEINRLASWKVPRLRRQIGTVFQDFRLLQNKTVSENVAFALQVIGRSRADIRNLVPETLEMVGLDGKGDRMPDELSGGEQQRVAIARAFVNRPMILIADEPTGNLDPTTSVGIMKLLDRINRTGTTVVMATHDHGIVDQMRKRVVELDHGRVIRDQAQGVYGFQH